The Spea bombifrons isolate aSpeBom1 chromosome 4, aSpeBom1.2.pri, whole genome shotgun sequence genome segment TTTCACTTCAAAATAACGCCACTTGGcataaattttaattttatgaaaaatttttaataatacaatataatctcgttaatgttcatttaaaatgattatgGATGAAATGAATGATAATGAATGGCAATAGGAGTATATCTAAACAACTTTACAGCAGCAGTGGTAACTGGTAATAAAGCGAGGAGAGATTTAAACACTGCTGTCCTGAACAGAAAAAAGCAATCACGAATGAAGGTTGACTAGAAGGACAAGAGTATGTTACCAGCTAATCAAACAGAAATTCcacaacttaaaaaaatatttgaaaaatatcaaatatggttttagtaaaatttaaatttaaacttaAATTAACAAAACTTAACAAATTTGTCATAAAGAAAGGTTTTTTACAATGTGAGGTGAGTTTCTGCGAAgttcccatatggtctagcggttaggattcctggttttcacccaggcggcccgggttcgactcccggtatgggaacgGCTAATCGTTTTTGTGTCTGGCTAGCCATAAATATCAGCCAATACAAAGCATTAATTAAATACGATCTGAGGTCTTTATATCAGGAGAAACTAACCAGAGTAGACGGGCCAAATGATTGCTAATCTGCCAGAAAAtcctatttttatcattttcagGTAAATACACCCACATCGTGGATAGCTGTGGCCCTATGCACAATGTTTGAAGAATCCTCTGGTCCCCTAAAATATTTCATAGGTATTTTATAGCCATGGTAGATTTAGTTAAAAAACAGAGGTATAATTCACCCGTTCATACTCATCTCTCCTGGTGTTCTGCTCTTCAGGACCCTCTTAAAGGGAATGCTGTGCTGTAAGAGGGTTGAAGTAAGCTACAAAGTTTTTCTGGATACCTCTAAATTTTAGGGTAACTGGACTAAAAACAAACAGTAAATCTGGCTTAATTGTATGAAAAATGTCCACCTGAAGAATCGACTGGTAAGCCCTTTTACTTAGATTTGACTATCCCTTTAATAATactttattgcatattttattatttatttttctaattttctctaactccaattttgttttcccgTAAAAGTTCACCGCATCCATACTAAGCCAGTACACATTTTGGCATTTTATCATGATTCCCTCAAGCTCCAGATCAAATAAAGCAACTTCAACCATATTCTAGACTCATCAAAGCCGCACTCTCATGGACGTACTAGTGAAGCCTCTTTAGACGGGCATCACTCTCCTACGGAAACAGTTGCAGGTAATACATCTCAAGAAGCCGAGGCTCAGGTGGAATACGGAACCGTAATTAAACAGGAGGTTATAGAAGGTTCTAACGGAGAGGTTCCCGTTGTTGTCTGCGTATTTCAAAGCCGTGAGTGGGGTGTAGAGCACGTTGGTCTGATGACGGAAAGCCGGCTGGTCCATTCCAATCACTTTTACTGTGgcctattaaaaaagaaaaagaatatgtCAAAGGTTATACAAAGGTCATCCTGGAATGGTGTTGCGTTTGTAGCCCTCGGGGACAGCAGTTAGACGCTTCTGTTATAGACCTCTGTAGGCCAGAGATGCCATCAATTCCACAACCATGTTGTAGACTTTTATGAACAGTCTGAAGCTGCATGGTCACCATACCTAGTAACTCTCTGAAATTGCCCCTGGGGCTCAGGGTAACAGTTGATTGCCTTCCTCCGAGTCAGTGTTTTAATCTCTGGTGGAACGAACACCATTTATCTCCACTCGCTCACCTGATTTTGTCTTCTCCATGCTCCATTACCACCAAAATCTGGCCTAGCCGCCGCTACATCTGCCCCTTTATGGATGAATGAAGAGCATAGGCAGGCAGTAATAAGAACAGTAGGGAGATACACCGGTCTGATCATCACTAACTATTCTCATGTTGTGTTTGTCAATGTccagaactaaaaaaaaaaccaaatgttaTGAAGAAAGAAGTAACCTTTGCCACGGCATCTGGTGTCTGCCCCAAGGTGGCAAATATCTCATGAGCTGCAGGAAGGTAGATATCCTTGAAGTAACGTATGGTTTGAGCATCCGCTCCGGGGAAATCCGACCGAGACACTTCTTCCATCAGCTTCATCTCAAACTCTGTATTGACGGGTCCTGGTTCTATCAAGGAGACGCTGCAGAACATATATTATTTACGTTTCTAATCATTATCTTCAACCGTGAAATGTAGGTGGATGGAAAAAGTCCTCAAATGCACAAACTATGCACGTTTTAGTTTGaatgttcccttttttttagcTGTTTCACCAGAAATTTGCTTAAACTTCTTAAATGTGTCAACACTGCCAAGCCAACTTTTTATGAGCAGAAGCAGAAGaaatagaatattatatatacacacatatatattgtattctaATTGACATGGGGTTCCTGTACCAAGCAGTCTAACCCTTTACATGCCAGAAGGTTATATCTCATGCATAAGATCCATAGATGTATTTATTCGGATAGACTAAGTACATCAATATCGTTAAATACAGTATTAACAGATTTCCTTTAATATCTGCCGTCTGCGGCAATCCGATTTGATGTATGAATTTAGGAATTTgatcaaaaaagaacaaattgaATAAATGccagggttaaaatgcataaatcAGACGGGTGACAGCCAAGTAATATAAACGTACCTGGAAACTTTATCAGGGAGCTAACCTTGCGGCTCATATTTTAATGACTAACTAATTATGGCAAGCAAATGGTAACATTCTAAATAAGAACCCTAACAAAATAACTACAactacgtatatatatatatatatatatatgtaaatgagaaCATAGTTGTACTTATTTTATTGAACTTACAGAGGGgggatacatatattttatcagCGACAGAAGTTCTATATCCGCAAAGGTGCTCCACACCCATGTTAATGTAATAAGTTCTTTTTACTGCTAAATTGGATACTTTAATacaggccatctggcacacgggGATAACACGCGAAACCACTGATCTTAAAAACGTAGGGTGCGGCCGCGCAAATCCAGCCGTCGGACGCTCTTATGTCGTCAGGGAACCGTCAGCCTTAACGTGCCGGGGCCGTGCCATcatcgccagtccggccctgcttcaATAGAGGAGCGTAACAGGGCTTctctacattaaccctttgattatAATTTTGTTTCAACTTATCAGGAATCACTACTAACGTTAGTCTGCGGggtttgcgtgtgtgtgtgtgtgtgtaactgtatCTCTTCAGTGTATCAACGTACTTACAAGATATTAAACTTTAGAAGCTGAACAGCCAAACTTTCACAGAATCCTTCAATGGCAAATTTTGATGCAGCataaatatcattaaatataacCCCtaggaagaaagagaaaaacaaagatAACCTAGGGTCATACGATAATACAAATGACTAAGatttaatataatatctataataattatatatatagtgtgaagGTGTCCATGGCGCTTgtacatatgtatgtttttatttattgtacgcTAACAGAAGTACAAAAATCCTTATGAGGGTTGCAtgatgtgaccccccccccaaagattgCCTAATGCAAGTACTGCATCTTCTCACTGTTTGGATCTCTTACCTTGCAGCCCCATGACGCTGCTGATGACCACAATATGGCCGCTCCCACGCTTCTTCATTCCAGGAAGCACCTCCTTCACCAGACGCACCACACCAAAAAAGTTTGTCTCAAACACCTTCCTCATGTCCTCCATGGGAAAACTCTCAATGGGACCGATTTGTCCGACACCTGCGTTGTTCACTAAAGCAAGGTATATTAAATAGttgtgttattgttttattgggtcattgtcatacctgggaactttctggctgcGGCTACCCAGAGACCCCCCCTTGCAGGATGTGAGACGGAGGTCCCGCTGAAGTCAGTGGGGCATCAAGGAGAAAAGGCTGATGGGTTTAGGCTAAACATTCATGAGAAcattagcaaaaaaaagtaGGCCACTTACCCAGGATGTCAACTCTTTGACCAGGTAGTCCATCCAAACATTTCTTAACTGAGTCTTCATGGGTCACATCCAGCTGTCTGATCACCAGTGTCTTGTTTAAGGAGTCCCCTGCCTCCAACTCCAGCTTCCCACTCTTTCGTAGGTCCCTCATGGTGGCAATTACTGAGGACAATGAAAAATCCATCAGTTAGTAGATCCATTCCACAGAATCAAATGTGGTATACTTTAGCTAGTACAATAATTACGTACTTATCGTGACATTTTCACATGCCATTCTAGTAAATAAGTATGGGGACCtctttaaaagttaaaaataccTCCTTCAATAGGTGATCTAGTAAATTATATGAACTCAGGAAAAGTTAGAACACGTCTTACAGTAATTTGGTCACCACGTCTCTTCTTTAGAAGATTCTTTAGAACCGTATTAAGGAGGGTAATACTCGTATCAATCGTGAAAGAGAATGCCTGTGTTCCTGATCCAGGTCTTCAAATTGAGCCATTCTGCAATTCATAATTTTCTGGAAACGTGCTAAATGAGCCATTGTTTCATGTGCTTCAAAATATTAATCCAAAGCAATGTTTAAAATACAACTTTCATTAGAAACCTAACCTGATATGAATTTATGAGATCCATCAATTATTAGCTTTTCAATTATGAAACCCTGAGAAGCATTACTTGGATTTATTAAAAAGTACTATTAAATCGGTCATCACTAACCCTCacaataaaatgcaattaaaatatacacttaaaacataaaaaaaatgaaaacaatgtttcaatatttatatatatatatatatatatatatataatctctataATACACCCTtttcttttaatgcatttgaataGCAGTTCTCAAAGTAATTTATAAATCATAAGTAGCACTAATAAAATGAGAGATGAGAGACCCCGCTCTTGATTATAAAGTGGAAAGCGTGACCGAGAGATTCGGCCCATTCAACGTGGTACTGGGGCAAAAACCTAAGGTGTGAAGATGTCGAGACCTTCTCTAAATCAGGTTTGTAAACTCTGCGGTTAATCCTGCAAACATCTAGGCCAGTGAAGCCCTTGAATGCTCCAAATAAGAAGCTTCAGTATCGTAGGCTTAAATCTTCTTACGGGTAAAGGAGATTTATCCAGGCCAAAAGGTCGGTGCgtgtactttatttatttatattggctACACTGAACTGGCGTTTTTCGTGTTCTCCCAGTGTAAGCCGTTTAATAATTAATGATATTAATATTGACTTGAATGGAAGTACTTTACAGGTGACTTCTATCCTCTTCATTAGGGGCTCTGCTAGCTTCTTGCTAGTAATTACGGGGCTAATAGAATTGTTGCAATAGGTACAATTTAGACCAGGCGCAGAGTCTCAAGGGAGCCAGAGGGGCATTTATGCACCAGGCTTCTATTGACAGCGGTGACTCGTGCCCATCATTCCACGCAACATTTTGGAGTGCAGAAAATTGGGCAAAGCTTTGGAAAAGTAACGGTAAGGGTATTGGCAGAGATTCACAAGCATTTGGCATCCTTCAGGACCCCTGCAAAACATGGTTATACCTGTTACACCTGATCTCCTAAGAGGAAATCTGGCAGAGGGTCTGTAGAAGCTACCATTGACCTGGCTGCCTCCAGTGGCACAGCGTTGTCTCTATGCGCTACCTCCATATAACTCTTCCAGTTACCCCATATAGTCTCTCCCTATTACCCCATAAAGCCTCTCCCTATAACACTCCCTATTAGCCCATATAACCTTTCCTTATAACTCTTCATATTACCCCATATAACCGCTTCCTATAACACTCCCTATTAGCCCATAAAACCTTTCCTTATAACTCTTCCTATTACCCCATATAACCGCTCCCTATAACTCTTTCAATTACCCCATATAGCCGCTCCCTATAACTCTTTCTATTACCCCGTATAGCCGCTCCCTATAACTCTTTCTATTACCCCATATAACTGCTCCCTATCATGGCTTCTGTAATTCCATATAACCTCTACCTATAACTCTTTCTGTTACCCCGTATAGCCTCGCCCTATAACTCTTTCTATTAGCCCATATAACcgctccctataactcctcatTCCTCTACATTGTAAATTTATGAGCGGGACTCTTTTTACCTAATGCATCGGTCCGTCTTAATCCATCAATTCTAATCCTATGAGACCCTTTGAGTGtacggactgtaagaagcgctgcggaaatTGTACATACAATATTTGCTCCATGTCACCATTCTTATAATTCTTTCCTTTACTCCAAATAACCCCTCTTTCTAACTCCTGTTACTCTATATAACCCTCtgtataactcctcctattactgcaTATAATCTGTAATCTCTGGAACTCCTCACCATAGTAGCGCTCTTGGGGATCCTGTGCAAGTTGGACTGCGATTTTCAGTCCGATGCCCGACGAGCACCCTGTTACAAGCACTGTCTTCTTGCTGTCACTAGCCATTGTCCCTTGTCCTTTTCTGAGCTTCCAACTCCGTTGTACGATATCCCGGATTATCATAACACCACGTGACGCTGTTTATTCCTGCTGGCTGTCCCTTctaaccccttcactgccaaGAAAGGTTAAAGGTCCCGTTCACCCAAAGTATACTTGTGAGACTGTTATAATTTGAAAGCAAAACCTCTCCCATGACTAATAAAGTCTCAGTAGCACCCATAAATCTTTTTGAAGATTCAAACCACACATTGT includes the following:
- the RDH8 gene encoding retinol dehydrogenase 8 codes for the protein MASDSKKTVLVTGCSSGIGLKIAVQLAQDPQERYYVIATMRDLRKSGKLELEAGDSLNKTLVIRQLDVTHEDSVKKCLDGLPGQRVDILVNNAGVGQIGPIESFPMEDMRKVFETNFFGVVRLVKEVLPGMKKRGSGHIVVISSVMGLQGVIFNDIYAASKFAIEGFCESLAVQLLKFNIFVSLIEPGPVNTEFEMKLMEEVSRSDFPGADAQTIRYFKDIYLPAAHEIFATLGQTPDAVAKATVKVIGMDQPAFRHQTNVLYTPLTALKYADNNGNLSVRTFYNLLFNYGSVFHLSLGFLRCITCNCFRRRVMPV